A window from Microscilla marina ATCC 23134 encodes these proteins:
- a CDS encoding GAF domain-containing protein: MLEFFKNLKLFTKFQLALFVVSVIAQGFIGVTSYIDGRRLLQDKSFQLLESVTKSKKQAVEEYYQNVENQLLTLSENSSTIDALQEFQQNYEDLNELIVPTDELRSKLKEFYRQEFVHQLNSNSLQNYTVEHFLSEEPNQRKNILQYHYIATNPNPIGFKYRWNRVRADNIYHETHLKYHPGFAKYSQTFGFKDIMLTDLKGNVIYTVDKSVDLGENLLTSYLKSSNLTNAFRKVMKANKKGYVVFADYNFYPPAYYKPTSFIATMVYNGVNKIGVLIFKLSDERINQIMTSKKTWNNLGATGETNIVGRDYKVRTNTRSIIENPLRYYTRMLAAGFDSSVVKKIKRLETTILMRKNTTLATINALNRQTGQFITQDFLGNDVIYTYSPVNIFDKRWAIITEIDKAEVLQAVTDFRNNLLSISVWLFFANFVLGFWLARSLSRPMLKIQKEITMLSEGRFPHKTSKVYKDELGKIDEALNTLIESTRQLAIFAENVGKGNFDYQYEAKSEEDVLGLALLEMRDNLRNLSIEDQQRRWINEGITNINNVLRDHSGTLQDLGKYVISGLVKYLKASQGAFFLLDKEKEEMFLSSCYAYDRFKYLNRTVKKGEGLVGQAFQEEGSIYITEIPDGYSTIQSGLGEAMAKAILIVPLIANNEIHGIIELASFNKFEPYERQFIETVSDNIAISINTVKSGEQTRLSLKESQAKSEKLQVQETKMLQSLTELKETQEIMQRREKELEESREQLQQNLVKMKNMRKEIIKDEKARVNRVIRKYQRRIRDLEEEQARKEADLASKIKNLEKELGISHKPSEGDDT; encoded by the coding sequence ATGTTAGAATTTTTTAAAAACTTAAAGTTATTTACTAAATTTCAACTGGCGCTTTTTGTAGTGTCAGTGATTGCCCAGGGTTTCATTGGTGTAACCAGTTATATCGATGGTAGACGCTTGCTTCAGGATAAATCCTTTCAATTGCTCGAGTCAGTCACCAAAAGCAAAAAACAAGCAGTAGAAGAGTACTACCAAAATGTAGAAAACCAACTGCTTACCCTCTCTGAAAATTCAAGTACTATTGATGCTCTGCAGGAGTTTCAACAAAACTATGAAGACCTAAATGAACTGATCGTACCAACCGATGAGTTACGTAGCAAACTTAAGGAGTTTTACCGCCAAGAGTTTGTACATCAACTCAACAGCAACTCGCTGCAAAACTACACCGTAGAACACTTTTTGAGCGAAGAGCCCAACCAACGTAAAAATATTTTACAATACCACTATATAGCCACCAACCCCAACCCAATAGGTTTTAAATACCGATGGAACAGGGTAAGGGCAGATAACATCTACCACGAAACCCATCTCAAATACCACCCTGGATTTGCCAAGTATAGCCAAACTTTTGGCTTTAAAGACATTATGTTGACCGACCTCAAGGGCAATGTGATTTATACAGTAGATAAATCGGTTGACCTGGGCGAAAACCTGCTTACGAGTTACCTAAAAAGTAGCAATCTTACCAATGCTTTTCGCAAAGTAATGAAAGCCAATAAAAAGGGCTATGTAGTATTTGCTGACTATAACTTTTACCCTCCAGCTTATTACAAGCCTACCAGTTTTATTGCTACTATGGTATACAATGGTGTAAATAAAATTGGGGTATTGATTTTTAAACTCTCTGACGAAAGAATAAACCAGATTATGACCAGTAAGAAAACCTGGAATAACCTGGGAGCTACCGGAGAAACTAATATTGTGGGGCGTGACTATAAAGTAAGAACCAATACTCGCTCTATTATCGAAAACCCCCTGAGGTACTATACCCGCATGCTTGCTGCTGGCTTTGACTCATCGGTAGTAAAAAAAATAAAAAGACTGGAGACTACCATTCTTATGCGCAAAAACACCACCCTGGCTACGATCAATGCCTTGAACCGTCAAACCGGGCAGTTTATCACACAGGATTTTTTGGGCAATGACGTAATTTACACTTATTCACCAGTCAATATATTTGACAAACGCTGGGCAATTATTACTGAAATTGACAAGGCGGAAGTGCTTCAGGCAGTAACTGACTTTAGGAATAACCTATTGTCTATTTCGGTATGGTTGTTCTTTGCCAACTTTGTGTTAGGCTTTTGGTTGGCAAGAAGTTTATCACGTCCAATGCTCAAAATTCAGAAAGAAATCACGATGTTATCAGAGGGGCGTTTTCCTCATAAAACCTCTAAAGTTTATAAAGATGAATTGGGTAAAATAGATGAAGCACTTAATACACTGATTGAAAGCACTCGCCAACTGGCTATTTTTGCCGAAAATGTAGGTAAAGGAAACTTTGACTACCAGTATGAAGCCAAAAGCGAAGAAGATGTATTGGGGCTGGCCTTGCTTGAAATGCGCGACAACCTTCGTAACTTGTCTATTGAAGACCAACAGCGTCGTTGGATTAATGAAGGTATCACCAATATAAATAACGTATTACGTGACCACAGCGGTACTCTACAAGACTTGGGTAAATATGTTATTTCGGGGTTGGTGAAATACCTCAAGGCAAGCCAAGGTGCATTTTTCTTATTGGATAAAGAAAAAGAAGAAATGTTTTTGTCGAGCTGCTATGCTTACGACAGGTTTAAATACCTGAACCGAACCGTGAAAAAAGGAGAAGGTTTGGTGGGGCAGGCTTTTCAAGAAGAAGGGTCTATTTACATTACTGAAATTCCTGATGGCTACAGTACTATACAATCGGGCTTGGGTGAAGCAATGGCAAAAGCAATATTGATTGTTCCACTCATTGCCAATAATGAAATTCACGGAATTATAGAACTGGCCTCATTTAACAAGTTTGAACCTTACGAACGCCAATTTATCGAAACGGTCTCAGATAACATTGCCATCAGTATCAATACGGTGAAGTCGGGCGAACAAACCCGCTTATCTCTGAAAGAATCTCAAGCAAAAAGTGAGAAACTACAGGTGCAAGAGACCAAAATGCTACAAAGCCTTACTGAGTTGAAAGAAACTCAGGAGATTATGCAGAGACGTGAAAAAGAACTGGAAGAGTCTCGCGAACAGCTTCAGCAGAACCTGGTGAAGATGAAGAATATGCGTAAAGAAATTATCAAAGATGAGAAAGCCCGTGTAAACCGGGTAATTAGAAAATACCAACGCAGAATAAGAGACTTAGAGGAAGAGCAAGCACGTAAAGAGGCAGATTTGGCTTCAAAAATTAAAAACCTTGAAAAAGAGCTAGGCATTAGCCATAAACCTTCAGAAGGTGATGATACATAA
- a CDS encoding cation:proton antiporter, with amino-acid sequence MGLLHAISLLIVFTALFSFINYRYLKVASAVGVMLVSLLFSVGIVIVGQIAPQLLAKTTEMIVKIDIQESFLEIILSSLLFAGTIHIDTKALLKESQTVIVLAVLAVIIATLVTGSLLHFALGLVGVHLPYIHCLLFGALIAPTNTVIVTAIFKQVKISKQLETDIAGESLFNDSIAIIVFLGILEITKAGNQNLEVMYLLKIFGREALGGIAYGLLLGYVGFRLLKTVHANKVDFLITLAIVVGGYDLAKILTVSAPLAIVMSGLTISALREREIHILEVAHNKKKIDEEIEYRKHVDVFWELIDETLNAVLFIFIAFEILAIKLRLDYVWAGVTAIIVVLLARFISVAIVIPFTRIKTKRFRAIAIFTWGGIRGGISLALALSLTNQMSRDLIITLTYFVVVFSVLFQGLTIVSFVAKLQGNPKPKSNLPNIESDVNSKTLE; translated from the coding sequence ATGGGGTTGCTTCACGCTATTTCTTTACTCATTGTTTTTACCGCACTTTTTAGTTTTATCAATTATCGATACCTCAAAGTAGCCTCTGCTGTGGGGGTAATGCTTGTTTCGTTGCTGTTTTCAGTAGGCATTGTCATTGTTGGGCAAATAGCCCCACAACTGTTAGCAAAAACGACTGAAATGATTGTCAAAATTGATATTCAGGAAAGTTTCCTGGAAATTATCCTTAGTTCGTTGTTATTTGCCGGCACCATTCACATAGATACCAAAGCCCTGCTCAAAGAATCACAAACAGTGATTGTACTGGCTGTATTGGCTGTTATTATAGCTACCTTGGTTACTGGTAGCTTGCTGCACTTTGCCTTGGGGTTGGTGGGTGTTCATTTGCCTTATATTCATTGTTTGCTTTTTGGGGCACTCATTGCTCCCACCAACACTGTCATTGTTACGGCAATTTTCAAACAGGTTAAAATATCTAAACAATTAGAAACCGATATTGCAGGAGAGTCACTTTTTAACGACAGTATTGCCATTATTGTGTTTTTAGGTATTTTAGAAATTACTAAAGCAGGCAACCAAAACCTTGAGGTAATGTATTTGCTCAAAATATTTGGACGCGAAGCACTCGGAGGCATTGCCTATGGGTTGTTGTTGGGTTATGTTGGGTTTCGCCTACTAAAAACGGTGCACGCCAACAAGGTAGACTTTCTTATTACATTGGCTATAGTAGTAGGAGGGTATGATCTTGCCAAAATATTGACCGTGTCAGCACCATTGGCAATAGTTATGTCAGGGCTTACCATTAGTGCTTTGCGCGAACGCGAAATACATATACTTGAGGTGGCGCATAACAAAAAAAAGATCGACGAAGAAATAGAATACCGTAAGCATGTAGATGTGTTTTGGGAGTTGATAGATGAAACCCTCAATGCTGTTTTGTTTATTTTTATTGCCTTTGAAATCCTGGCCATCAAACTTCGCCTTGACTATGTGTGGGCGGGGGTTACTGCTATTATAGTAGTATTGTTGGCGCGCTTTATCTCAGTTGCTATAGTAATTCCTTTTACCCGAATCAAGACAAAACGCTTCAGAGCCATTGCTATTTTTACCTGGGGTGGTATCAGAGGAGGAATTTCACTGGCATTGGCTTTATCACTTACCAATCAAATGTCGCGCGACCTGATCATTACCCTCACTTACTTTGTCGTTGTTTTTTCAGTATTGTTCCAGGGGCTCACCATTGTATCTTTTGTGGCAAAACTACAGGGTAATCCTAAGCCTAAAAGCAATTTACCTAACATAGAGTCAGATGTTAACTCAAAAACCCTAGAGTAA